Proteins from a single region of Dictyostelium discoideum AX4 chromosome 5 chromosome, whole genome shotgun sequence:
- the spiA gene encoding spore coat protein has translation MEHNNNPGTPQMSSEFPASTTQTSSSAAAYDNSSHFEKEQSLMRWEQDLKLRERALANNQSAADITGPHVVVPAPATAHPRQANFPSSYPMIRLNLEEDIAIREYRQIVKFGIFVFLWEAAALVYNWVVSIGTIVYSAVDNFFLALFYMIVGVPTLYFLTRKLYRAASVPERARKSYAYLMALLGVVLFNIIFFVGFKRSGMNGLIWVISLFHNDHNAVGAMATVSLFFWFVGVFLTIALFIMYLRLNNTKRQRGEIQNAGFREYIKSR, from the exons atggaacataataataatccaggAACACCTCAAATGTCATCTGAATTCCCAGCTTCAACTACTCAAACTAGTAGTTCAGCAGCTGCATATGATAACTCATCTCACtttgaaaaagaacaatCTTTAATGAGATGGGAACAAGATTTAAAACTTAGAGAAAGAGCTCTAGCAAATAATCAATCTGCTGCCGATATTACAGGTCCTCATGTTGTAGTTCCAGCTCCAGCAACTGCTCATCCAAGACAAGCAAATTTCCCTTCTTCTTATCCAATGATTCGTCTCAATCTTGAAGAAGATATTGCAATTCGTGAATATCGTcaaattgttaaatttggTATTTTCGTTTTCCTTT gGGAAGCTGCTGCATTAGTTTACAATTGGGTCGTATCAATTGGTACAATTGTTTATTCTGcagttgataattttttcCTTGCTCTCTTTTATATGATTGTTGGTGTACCaacattatattttttaacaaGAAAGCTTTATAGAGCTGCATCAGTACCAGAAAGAGCAAGAAAATCATACGCTTACTTAATGGCTCTTTTGGGTGTAGTTTTATTCAACATTATCTTTTTCGTTGGTTTCAAACGTTCCGGTATGAATGGTTTAATTTGGGTTATTTCACTTTTCCACAATGATCATAATGCAGTTGGTGCCATGGCTACTGTTTCTTTATTCTTTTGGTTCGTTGGTGTTTTCCTCACTATTGCCCTCTTCATCATGTATTTAAGATTAAATAACACCAAGAGACAAAGAGGTGAAATTCAAAATGCTGGTTTCCGTGAATACATCAAGTCTCGTTAA
- a CDS encoding pirin family protein: protein MLMNNYKSSDIKMNERVIGKISTSINTTDGEGVKIKRSIGSGEIGIRNDELSPFLLLDEIRSNESSDYMSGFPTHPHRGFITVTYMLKGEMRHNDNRGNQGLLKEGSAQFMVAGRGIVHSEMPIRNHEDQSFFAFQLWINLPSAKKMIDPSYQDYHSTEIPTIVSMDDTHFNNYTVKILAGQFQDTIGPIVDENLKTFFFDIELKPNTKFTDIIIPSTHNTFVYVYNGNGRFGGPVSRSKLVKINQVALFLNNGGDENSLDTIQVEAGSDGVKFLLLAALPIHNEKVVQYGPFVMNSDAEIKKAILDFRTNNF from the coding sequence atgttaatgaataattataaatcaagTGATATTAAAATGAATGAAAGAGTAATTGGTAAAATATCAACCAGTATAAATACAACAGATGGTGAAGgtgtaaaaattaaaaggtcAATTGGTAGTGGTGAAATTGGTATAAGGAATGATGAATTATCACCTTTTCTACTATTAGATGAGATAAGGTCAAATGAATCCTCCGATTACATGTCAGGTTTTCCAACACACCCACATCGTGGTTTCATTACGGTCACCTACATGCTAAAGGGTGAAATGAGACACAACGACAACCGTGGTAATCAAGGCCTGCTTAAAGAAGGCTCTGCCCAATTCATGGTGGCAGGTAGAGGTATAGTCCATAGTGAAATGCCTATAAGAAATCACGAAGATCAAAGCTTTTTCGCATTTCAGCTTTGGATTAACCTACCATCAGCAAAGAAAATGATTGACCCTTCCTATCAGGATTACCATTCAACTGAAATACCAACAATTGTCTCCATGGATGATACACATTTCAATAATTACACTGTAAAAATTTTGGCTGGCCAATTCCAAGACACCATTGGTCCGATTGtagatgaaaatttaaaaacgtTTTTCTTTGATATCGAATTAAAACCGAATACAAAGTTTACCGATATTATTATACCCTCAACTCATAATACCTTTGTTTATGTCTACAATGGTAATGGCAGATTCGGTGGTCCTGTCTCTCGTAGTAAACTTGTCAAAATTAATCAAGTcgctttatttttaaataatggtggtgatgaaaatTCTTTGGATACTATTCAAGTAGAAGCTGGTTCCGATGgtgttaaatttttattattagctGCTTTACCAATTCATAATGAAAAAGTAGTACAATATGGCCCATTTGTAATGAACTCTGAtgctgaaattaaaaaagcaattttagatttcagaacaaataatttttaa
- a CDS encoding cyclin-like F-box containing protein, translated as MINNKNNNNNNKNLIENPIIEDNEDENTILTKSAKKEQSLNFILNSLFYKNSTRYKNNRNNRIKNSNEDDKDYSFQPIKSLIELPDDILLMIFRYLDVPTLLKVSQLCNFLNSVSSNHELWKELFFRKWGPLFPLVPVCTISCCHQYFSNPYSYLEPINQLFSIPFYKSLSIPKSALSTISKTTISISPSPTPIIHNSSGSIQKQQQSSYTFKQLFKFRNLLFDHYRPIVMDGLNLLKTTISIKDVWMKINDPILSSSINSVTQSRVEKSIITQQPTTYLNINDHSIVNQIQTTFCVKVIKIFPTRILKQLLNLITDYEKIPLWDVSLRHCTGLIVKSPNYKNSKSIISNNSELDPIKKVDILHKQIIGNLYMTYVRMIYSQHDDNLKFFDDTLSGLNHFEDISTPTPISQPPPQQPQQPQQPQQQTTTTTTTSNHNHHNCNISNNQSQPQPQPQQQQQQQQDQNNQNLKRKREDQENIPNATTTSLSDLHQHSGGGSGGVNNDDEAMNKEKVLKMSLEFKKRAEENEKRIRQQIMNEVAKKQQLSEATTNAILVTLSSQSVPPSSPPQSSSSSSSSTSSTSSTTTPSSTSSSSSSSSLQATTTTTTNTNTNTNTNTNTNTNANANANTNTNINTNTNTNTTNTSSSSRSQSPPVPTKTDAAAAAACCRAHVTSVLDQFDDIRLNHPLYIVQNAIPFKISGDEYVNKYETFKLDCFGSGFIFEPLNEGKETKMTYLLQMGKQDWMEDVCELIDEMAISRNRSLNSLISHSYQLSRRLGTPNNSK; from the exons AtgataaacaataaaaataataataataataataaaaatttaattgaaaatcctATAATTGAAGATAACGAAGATGAAAATACAATTTTAACAAAATCAGCAAAGAAAGAACAgtcattaaattttatattgaaTAGTTTATTTTACAAGAATTCAACAAGGTATAagaataatagaaataatagaattaaaaacaGTAATGAGGATGATAAAGATTACTCATTTCAACCAATAAAGAGTTTAATAGAGTTACCAGATGATATACTATTAATGATATTCAGATATCTAGATGTACcaacattattaaaagtaTCACAACTTTGTAATTTCCTAAATAGCGTTTCATCAAATCATGAACTTTGGAAAGAGTTATTCTTTAGAAAATGGGGACCACTCTTCCCACTCGTACCAGTTTGTACCATCAGTTGTTGTCATCAATATTTCTCAAATCCATACTCTTATTTAGAACCCATAAATCAACTATTCTCAATACCATTctataaatcattatcaataccaAAGTCAGCACtatcaacaatttcaaaaaccacaatatcaatatcaccatcaccaacaccaataatACATAATAGCAGTGGTAGTATACAGAAACAGCAACAATCATCATATacatttaaacaattatttaaatttagaaatttattatttgatcaTTATAGACCAATTGTGATGGATGgattgaatttattgaaaacTACAATTTCGATAAAGGATGTTTGGATGAAGATTAATGATCCTATATTGAGTTCATCGATTAATTCAGTTACACAGAGTAGAGTTGAGAAATCGATTATTACACAACAACCAACaacttatttaaatataaatgatCATTCTATTGTAAACCAAATTCAAACTACATTTTGTGTAAAAGTTATAAAGATATTTCCAACTAGAATTTTGAAAcagttgttgaatttaataacaGATTATGAGAAAATACCATTATGGGATGTCTCATTAAGACATTGTACAGGCTTGATAGTGAAATCaccaaattataaaaattcaaaatcaatcatttcaaataatagtgaattagatccaattaaaaaagttgataTACTTCATAAACAAATCATTGGTAATCTATATATGACTTATGTTAGAATGATTTATTCTCAAcatgatgataatttaaaattctttgaTGATACTCTAAGTGgtttaaatcattttgaaGATATTTCAACTCCAACTCCAATttcacaaccaccaccacaacaaccacaacaaccacaacaaccacaacaacaaactacaactacaactacaacatcaaatcataatcatcataattgtaatatatcaaataatcaatcacaaccacaaccacaaccacaacaacagcaacaacaacaacaggatcaaaataatcagaatttaaaaagaaaaagagaagaTCAAGAAAATATACCTAATGCCACCACAACTAGTTTAAGTGATTTACATCAacatagtggtggtggtagcgGTGGTGtcaataatgatgatgaagcaATGAATAAAGAAAAGGTTTTGAAAATGTCATTGGAATTCAAAAAGAGAGCAgaggaaaatgaaaaaagaattagaCAACAAATTATGAATGAAGTAGCAaagaaacaacaattatCTGAAGCAACTACAAATGCTATTCTAGTTACATTATCTTCTCAATCAGTTCCACCTTCATCACCTCctcaatcatcatcatcttcatcatcatcaacatcatcaacttcTTCCACCACCACTCCCAGTTCcacttcatcatcatcatcatcatcatcattacaagctacaaccacaacaacaacaaacacaaaCACAAACACAAACACAAACACAAACACAAACACAAACGCAAACGCAAAcgcaaatacaaatacaaatataaatacaaatacaaatacaaatacaacaaatacatcatcatcatcacgtTCACAATCACCACCAGTTCCAACAAAGACTGATGCAGCAGCAGCAGCTGCATGTTGCAGAGCACATGTTACATCAGTTTTGGACCAATTTGATGATATTAGATTAAACCATCCACTTTATATTGTTCAAAATGCAATcccatttaaaatttcaggTGACGAATATGTAAAta aatatgaaacttttaaattaGATTGCTTTGGAAGTGGTTTTATATTTGAACCATTAAATGAAGGTAAAGAAACTAAAATGACCTATTTATTACAAATGGGTAAACAAGATTGGATGGAAGATGTTTGTGAATTGATTGATGAAATGGCAATCTCTCGTAATAGATCTTTGAATTCGTTAATTTCTCATTCTTATCAACTTTCAAGAAGATTGGGCACaccaaataatagtaaataa
- a CDS encoding two-pore calcium channel protein 2, whose translation MWKNNLNRNRGILTSTDEDSNDINNNNNDNINSPNSIKSHKSSKSGSSTKTNKSTKTIKSASSSLQSRQIDLGFLKKLDTLPNEHSDDSYEEEDEDEDDYETHSYDSFDQSCDDCDENNIEDSEDSCELADDEDSENLSENDNNNNNNNNNNDNDNNEFNFGEGEEENNEENNEEEYNEDNEDNEDNYETVNKIKKHDVFRKNQLKNILEFDDTFVGNKYNKHKTFNKFAYNNGAKTSLESIIEKSESSITQRSNGSSPIPKRKKSITSNVDNNNNNNNINNNGNNNNNINDNGNNNKSPFLHQIKIPHSYKEKLISPHYNYNRTRGSLNLPPNGGTYSSPSSSSSSYSSISTTSSIFPTSPNMEIPRPRSLPQTFSSSSSPSPIDDHQKQDELGKSPLLKQKQKDEEKKEKEEKEGRGRGGGGDNISIVDFRDNIEKVKRKDNNNVFISKRRVSFDHTSTNLKDQEILEKSQKKNILKNKGGQEFYEPVKELSKEDKERRMYISVALIKDAIHYRNPNHLLMMDRLKVYQIYFHPACRLFLFLVIIIDLMLIYFEYPTNYPIRGYGTQFIELACVLVFCFELGLKRYVYGKPMEKNVWNWVKAIVLILNLIDLLVAFILVANGIVTDIRISRLLRVYYIIDYDRLTRDLFHQVTYTLFQMIPVGGVFFTYIFLSSILFTIIFSNGTTASPGYYDSTLTSFKNTMVLVTTCNFPDIMLPAFYTSQWYSIIFIVYLIFGLYLGVNFMIAIVYQSFRKAVLGETKNNFRTRRTALLAAFIIMDHDKNGVISLDQWREMYKEIVPKSTSYEANVAFELVDTDSNGYLNAREFFAMCDVFVTGRKEVRKLAKRRLEREKRKREYLIRKNEKLLHRKKKQKKIKKEQEQLQENEKEQVQQQQVEETNNQNDLKEFFQKRKTIIRKPNEPKTTNDHLPILPPATINSTLQDSQATCISIGNSPQISDLNYKLPQQKNVEISIPESTKSNNNNNNNNNNNNNNNNNNNNNNNNNNNNNNNNNNNNNNNNNNNSFNNKYDDNDNNINDNNNYKNEEKNFLEDVDNDGDNVSNEINQDKNSIDELPQSQKHQDKSLEKKQHIHILHHNHSHIHHHHHRHKKEIEFKEVSRFQYIYGYIINYNLKIITKHWIFELFVSLMLFFNAIIITMVMVHYRNLYVPKWTIICDDILLGISIVEVFLKVISNRKKFIFWIGFNVTIVSISLIGKIVLEYALKSITKNSLNLLRVCCAFRYIRLLRLLSSTRKMRHFMQSLAQLSLIFLNFIGIVLVIYYIFAVIGIWAYSGRFYRGNPALVGTDYDTFNYYGYANFDTFISSMFTLFHLMVLNNWLVTFYAAIDVSSAWAILYFCSFYFILGICVLNLVVAFLIEAVNYTNNFFYSKRRKFSNQSLEQFKKQFKVKNSKKGIQENSNQDKIKNNNNNNNDNKNKNNNSNNKNDNKNNNSNNDNNNNDKNRSDSSSDDNDGKGRGGGGGGGGGGGSGENSFGFNHLGSINGSIFTNDELKCCDIDDRGDYRLPIQSLRNDGSLKFLDMTHNHFSPPTKKAHKKISPETIKKNFVGFEETKKDSNVNPTRGDYSSIEDVEEFIPQDYLLEQIKDLKTDSGLGYVSDDELNGTQHQTFPKYSSDIGSVFRKEYSQRRRQSIRHNSLGHILKPSESQTINQNKVFSNPLSRTHPIQEGIESEPIDFSNFNGNNNNNNNNNNNNNNNNYNNNNNNNNIVKNPLPKTMPSSKLLPQSTLQPSDKIISRPPTPQSNVKQQQSILNKSSSNNPILNKSGNNLSSSPSSPILSDVRKSVKLVNESSKASFSKKDLLKSKKLRLEKKIKDIEKELEKESKEYKLKMKERRKNSNTDCDDDDGDVDNDDDGSDIDGDNNVFDDDDSVDFEPTLRKSKIKKEIKRKSNVSAGLGFEESNHGFDDNDYDNDNTSGTSGRKSNNKKNNHKNTPIETDTSREDFTDLNDESDFTEGEIRRFRKKKDPQQHFDAHDLETKMFGKELKDVNLEEINFDQFLENNVIGAVTGDKILKNPIIETDTDSDTDNNTKTNTDTGNEKK comes from the exons atgtggaaaaataatttaaatcgaAATAGAGGGATTCTAACCTCAACTGATGAGGATAgtaatgatataaataataacaataatgataatattaatagtccAAATAGTATTAAAAGTCATAAATCAAGTAAAAGTGGTAGTAgtacaaaaacaaataaaagtacaaaaacaattaaatctgcatcatcttcattacaAAGTAGACAAATTGATTTAggttttttaaagaaattagatACACTACCCAATGAACATTCAGATGATTCATACGAAGAAGAAGACGAAGACGAAGACGACTATGAAACCCATTCATATGATTCTTTTGATCAAAGTTGTGATGACTGTGACGAGAATAATATAGAAGATTCAGAAGATTCATGTGAATTGgcagatgatgaagattctGAAAATTTaagtgaaaatgataataataataataataataataataataatgataatgataataatgaatttaactTTGGTGAAGGTGAAGAAGAgaataatgaagaaaataatgaagaagaatataatgaagataatgaagataaCGAAGATAATTATGAAactgtaaataaaataaaaaaacatgaTGTATTTAgaaagaatcaattaaagaatattttgGAATTTGATGATACATTTGTtggaaataaatataataaacacaaaacatttaataaatttgccTATAACAATGGTGCCAAAACTTCATTGGAATCTATTATAGAGAAATCGGAATCATCAATAACTCAACGTAGTAATGGTTCTTCACCAAtaccaaaaagaaaaaaatcaataacttcaaatgttgataataataataataataataatattaataataatggaaataataataataatattaatgataatggaaataataataaaagtccATTTTTacatcaaattaaaattccaCATTcttataaagaaaaattaatttcacctcattataattataacagAACAAGAGgttcattaaatttaccGCCTAATGGTGGTACATACTcctcaccatcatcatcttcttcttcatacTCATCTATTAGTACGACAAGTTCAATATTTCCAACATCTCCAAATATGGAAATACCGAGACCAAGATCATTACCTCAAacattttcttcttcttcttctccATCACCAATTGATGATCATCAAAAACAAGATGAATTAGGaaaatcaccattattaaaacaaaaacaaaaagatgaagaaaaaaaagaaaaagaagaaaaagaagggAGAGGGagaggaggaggaggagataatattagtattgttgattttagagataatattgaaaaagttaaaagaaaagataataataatgtttttatAAGTAAGAGAAGAGTTAGTTTTGATCACACATCAACCAATTTAAAAGATCAAGAAATTTTGGaaaaatcacaaaaaaaaaatatattaaaaaataaaggtgGTCAAGAATTTTATGAACCTGTTAAAGAATTATCAAAAGAAGATAAAGAGAGGAGAATGTATATATCAGTGGCATTAATAAAAGATGCCATTCATTATCGTAATCCAAATCATCTTTTAATGATGGATCGATTAAaagtttatcaaatttattttcacccAGCTTgtagattatttttatttttagtgaTTATAATAGATTTAATGTTGATTTATTTCGAATATCCTACCAATTATCCAATTAGAGGATATGGTACACAATTTATAGAGTTGGCTTGTGTATTGGTGTTTTGTTTTGAGTTGGGTTTAAAAAGGTATGTCTATGGTAAACCAATGGAAAAAAATGTTTGGAATTGGGTTAAAGCTATAGTTTTAATACTGAATCTTATAGATTTATTGGTTGCTTTTATATTGGTTGCTAATGGTATAGTTACTGATATTAGAATTTCAAGATTACTTAGAGTTTATTATATCATTGATTATGATCGATTAACTAGAGATTTATTTCATCAAGTTACCTACACTCTATTTCAAATGATACCGGTTGGTGGTGTATTCTTTACCTATATTTTCCTATCATCAATACTtttcactattattttttcaaatggtACCACCGCTAGTCCAGGTTATTATGATAGTACATTAACATCATTCAAAAACACAATGGTATTGGTAACAACTTGTAATTTCCCTGATATTATGCTACCTGCATTTTATACAAGTCAATGGTATTCAATCATATTCatagtttatttaatatttggattGTATTTAGGTGTTAATTTTATGATTGCAATTGTTTATCAAAGTTTTAGAAAAGCAGTATTAGgtgaaactaaaaataattttagaaCTAGAAGAACTGCTTTATTGGCAGCTTTTATCATTATGGATCATGATAAAAATGGTGTAATCTCATTAGATCAATGGAGAGAAATGTATAAAGAAATCGTACCAAAATCAACATCCTATGAAGCAAATGTTGCGTTTGAATTAGTTGATACAGATAGTAATGGTTATTTAAATGCTCGTGAATTTTTTGCAATGTGTGATGTATTTGTCACTGGTAGAAAAGAAGTTAGAAAATTAGCTAAAAGAAGATTAGAAcgtgaaaaaagaaaaagagaatatCTAATCcgtaaaaatgaaaaactattacatagaaaaaaaaaacaaaaaaaaattaaaaaagaacaagaacaattacaagaaaatgaaaaagaacaagttcaacaacaacaagttgAGGAAACAAATAACCAAAAcgatttaaaagaattttttcaaaaaagaaaaacaattattagaaaaCCTAATGAACCAAAAACTACCAATGATCATTTACCAATCTTACCACCTGCAACTATCAATAGTACTTTACAAGATAGTCAAGCAACTTGTATCTCAATTGGTAATTCACCTCAAATTtcagatttaaattataaattgccCCAACAaaaaaatgttgaaatttcaataccAGAATctacaaaatcaaataataataataataataataataataataataataataataataataataataataataataataataataataataataataataataataataataataataataataataataataataataatagttttaataataaatatgatgataatgataataatataaatgataataataattataaaaatgaagaaaaaaatttcttaGAGGATGTggataatgatggtgataatgtCTCAAATGAGATTAATCAAGATAAAAATAGTATTGATGAATTACCACAATCACAAAAACATCAAGATAAAAGTTTAGAGAAAAAACAACATATTCATATACTACATCATAATCATAGTCatattcatcatcaccatcatcgtcataaaaaagaaattgaatttaaagaagTTTCTCgttttcaatatatttatggttatattataaattacaatttaaaaataattacaaaacattggatttttgaattatttgtttctttaatgttattttttaatgcAATAATCATTACAATGGTAATGGTTCATTATAGAAATTTATATGTCCCAAAGTGGACAATCATTTGtgatgatattttattaggaatttcaattgttgaagtttttttaaaagtaatttcaaatagaaagaaattcattttttggaTTGGTTTTAATGTTACCATAGTTTCAATCTcattaattggtaaaatCGTATTGGAATAtgcattaaaatcaataactaaaaatagtttaaatttattaagaGTTTGTTGTGCTTTTAGATATATTAGATTATTaagattattatcatcaactaGAAA aatgaGACATTTTATGCAATCATTAGCACAACTATCACTTATATTCCTAAATTTTATTGGAATTgtattggtaatttattatatttttgcAGTTATTGGAATTTGGGCTTATAGCGGTCGTTTTTATCGTGGCAATCCAGCTTTAGTTGGCACAGACTATGatacttttaattattatggATATGCAAATTTCGATACATTCATTAGTTCAATGTTTAcattatttcatttaatggttttaaataattggttGGTTACATTTTATGCTGCAATCGATGTATCAAGTGCATGGgctatattatatttttgttCTTTCTACTTCATTCTAGGTATTtgtgttttaaatttagttgTTGCATTCTTAATTGAAGCTGTAAActatacaaataatttcttttattcaAAACGTAGAAAGTTTTCAAATCAAAGTTTagaacaatttaaaaaacaatttaaagtGAAAAACAGTAAAAAAGGTATTCAAGAAAACTCAAAtcaagataaaattaaaaataataataataataataatgacaacaaaaataaaaataataatagtaataataaaaatgataataaaaataataatagtaacaatgataataataataatgataaaaatcgTAGTGACAGCAGtagtgatgataatgatggaaAAGGTAGAGGTGGAGGTGGTGGAGGTGGAGGCGGaggtggtagtggtgaaAATAGTTTTGGATTTAATCATCTTGGTTCAATAAATGGGTCAATATTTACAAATGACGAATTAAAATGTTGTGATATTGACGATAGAGGAGATTATCGTTTACCAATACAATCATTAAGAAATGATGgttcattaaaatttttagataTGACACATAACCATTTTTCTCCACCAACTAAAAAAGCTCATAAAAAGATATCACCtgaaactattaaaaaaaatttcgtTGGTTTTGAAGAAACtaaaaaagattcaaatgTAAATCCAACTAGGGGCGACTATTCCAGTATTGAAGATGTTGAAGAATTTATACCACAAGATTATTTATTAGaacaaataaaagatttaaaaactGATAGTGGTTTAGGATATGTTAGTGATGATGAACTCAATGGAACTCAACATCAAACATTTCCAAAATATTCAAGTGATATTGGTAGTGTATTTAGAAAGGAATATAGTCAAAGAAGAAGACAATCAATTAGACATAATTCATTAGGTCACATTTTAAAACCATCTGAATCTCAAacaattaatcaaaataaagttttttcaAACCCACTTTCAAGAACTCATCCAATTCAAGAAGGAATTGAATCAGAACctattgatttttcaaattttaatggaaataataataataataataataataataataataataataataataattataataataataataataataataatattgtaaaaaatCCATTACCAAAAACAATGCcatcatcaaaattattaccacAATCAACATTACAACCTagtgataaaattatttctagACCTCCAACACCTCAATCAAATgtaaaacaacaacagtcaatattaaataaaagtagtagtaataatccGATATTAAATAAGAGtggaaataatttatcttcatcaccatcatcaccaattttaTCAGATGTAAGGAAAAGTGTTAAACTTGTAAATGAATCATCAAAAGCATCTTTTTCGAAAAaggatttattaaaatcaaaaaagctAAGATTagagaaaaagataaaagacATTGAAAAGGAATTAGAGAAAGAAAGTaaagaatataaattaaaaatgaaagagAGAAGGAAAAATAGTAACACTGATtgcgatgatgatgatggtgatgtagATAATGACGACGATGGTTCTGATATCGATGGCGATAATAATGTCTTTGATGACGACGACTCTGTAGATTTTGAACCAACATTaagaaaaagtaaaataaagaaagaaattaaaCGAAAATCAAATGTAAGTGCTGGTTTAGGTTTTGAAGAATCAAATCATGGTTTTGACGACAATGattatgataatgataatacaaGTGGTACTAGTGGTAGGAAGAGTAATAACAAGAAGAATAACCACAAAAACACTCCAATCGAAACTGACACAAGTAGAGAAGATTTTAcagatttaaatgatgagTCAGATTTTACTGAAGGTGAAATAAGAAGGTttagaaagaaaaaagatcCCCAACAACATTTTGACGCTCATGATTTAGAAACTAAAATGTTTGGTAAAGAACTAAAAGATGTAAATCTAGAAGAGATCAACTTTGATCAATTCTTGGAGAATAATGTAATTGGTGCTGTCACTGgtgataaaatattaaaaaatccaATAATAGAAACCGATACTGATAGTGATACCGATAACAATACCAAAACCAATACCGATACTGGAAAtgagaaaaaataa
- the racM gene encoding Rho GTPase — MNIKTIKIVTIGDYGVGKTTLLMTYTASGSFPQEYVPTALDNFIHEATINGKKASLSIWDTAGGEYYHELRPLIYPETDILLLLFAIENRESFLHIKTNWITEINQYIPGIPIILVGTKIDLRDSDLIKDKSNFVKYKEGLALSKEIGASHFCECSSRMNLGLEELFKKVIKLTNNNNNNNNNNKCIIL, encoded by the exons atgaatattaaaactattaaaatagTTACGATTGGCGATTATGGTGTTGGTAAAACCACCCTATTAATGACATACACAGCATCAGGTTCATTCCCTCAAGAATATGTACCTACAGCACTTGACAATTTTATTCACGAAGCAACAATCAATGGGAAAAAAGCATCTTTATCAATTTGGGATACTGCAGGTGGTGAATACTATCACGAACTAA GACCATTAATTTATCCAGAAAcagatatattattattattatttgcaatTGAAAACAGAGAATCTTTTTTACACATAAAAACAaat tggATTACAGAAATTAATCAATATATTCCAGGTATTCCAATAATATTAGTAGGAACAAAGATTGATTTAAGAGATAgtgatttaataaaagataaatcaaattttgtaaaatataAAGAAGGTTTAGCTTTAAGCAAAGAGATTGGCGCTTCTCACTTTTGTGAATGTTCATCACGTATGAACCTGGGTTTagaagaattatttaaaaaggttATAAAACTaacaaacaacaataataataataataataataataaatgtataatattgtaa